A window from Neodiprion fabricii isolate iyNeoFabr1 chromosome 2, iyNeoFabr1.1, whole genome shotgun sequence encodes these proteins:
- the LOC124175941 gene encoding 2',5'-phosphodiesterase 12, producing the protein MSYARLQYYLSKGTFLTCKVTNSCFPKILFRLKHQEKKLILKMNEAFVRYDKGTDNFDVTFRYVNAEYNVNKQFNFNRKSDSTVSNFLSRVDANVSKVLSAKKKKKKRKSKGEVLEDELPVAECKSALLSHGLPIEGDAPCRSVFTPNADVSLVLLGSVYSVKYNAPWVSNIALPKCILASFPTYPSKFETYHTSQVESAFTWYRNNKSKPNANDWQEVAQGFVYTPKVEEIGCLLKLQCVPKKADQIGPTVEVTSPSTIEAGPGYCPFETRHLFTRTKLSGNCFRIVSYNILADLYTDSSYSREELFPYCPPYALDIDYRKYLILKELIGYNSDIICLQEVDSKIFHHDLLPTLSTLDYNGVFNRKGGTVSEGLSTFFNIHRFQKLNFKSAVLSQNVDLPGFDQTWKSITNEKFKERFLCRSTAVQATTLLSLDNLSEILVVGNTHLYFHPDADHIRLLQGYYALHYVRNVANEVQKKFPDHNVSIVLCGDFNSVPECGIYQLMCKKQVPEDCKDWNSNPEEAVHSVSLSHDMSFASACGTPEYTNFTKGFADCLDYIYYQTDRLQVEQVIPMPSTDELTEYTALPSVVFPSDHISICADLKWNITR; encoded by the exons ATGTCGTATGCACGGTTGCAGTATTATCTGAGCAAAGGTACGTTCCTAACCTGCAAAGTGACAAACAGTTGTTtcccaaaaatattatttcgcTTGAAACACcaggagaaaaaattgatattgaaaatgaacGAGGCGTTCGTTCGTTACGACAAAGGAACCGACAACTTTGATGTGACTTTTCGGTACGTTAACGCGGAATATAATGTGAACAAGCAGTTCAATTTCAACAGAAAATCCGACTCCACGGTGTCAAATTTTCTCTCAAGAGTCGACGCGAATGTTAGCAAGGTTCTGAGcgcgaagaaaaagaaaaagaaaagaaaatcgaaaggTGAGGTTTTAGAGGATGAGCTTCCCGTCGCTGAGTGCAAATCCGCTCTCCTATCCCACGGTCTGCCTATTGAAGGAGACGCACCCTGCAGAAGTGTTTTCACACCAAATGCTGACGTTAGTCTAGTGCTACTGGGGAGTGTATATTCGGTCAAGTACAACGCTCCGTGGGTGAGCAACATCGCATTGCCAAAATGCATACTCGCCAGCTTTCCAACTTATCCGTCAAAGTTCGAAACTTATCACACTTCTCAAGTCGAGTCGGCATTTACCTGGtacagaaataacaaatcgaAACCCAACGCCAATGATTGGCAAGAAGTCGCTCAGGGGTTCGTGTATACTCCCAAAGTCGAAGAAATTGGCTGCCTGCTGAAACTACAATGCGTGCCCAAAAAAGCTGATCAAATAGGACCGACCGTCGAGGTCACATCTCCGTCAACAATTGAGGCTGGTCCAGGGTATTGTCCGTTTGAAACAAGGCACTTGTTTACCAGGACAAAACTCTCTGGCAATTG TTTCAGAATAGTGTCATACAACATACTCGCAGACTTGTACACTGACTCTAGCTACTCAAGAGAGGAACTTTTTCCATACTGCCCGCCATACGCTCTAGATATTGACTACCGAAAATATCTTATTCTCAAAGAGTTGATAG gGTACAATTCTGATATTATCTGTCTCCAAGAGGTGGatagtaaaatatttcatcatgACTTACTTCCGACACTTTCAACTCTTGATTACAACGGTGTTTTTAATCGTAAGGGTGGGACTGTGAGTGAAGGGCTATCGACTTTCTTCAACATTCATAGATTCCAAAAACTGAACTTCAAATCTGCTGTTCTTAGCCAAAATGTAGATTTACCAGGATTCGATCAGACTTGGAAGTCTATAACGAACGAAAAGTTCAAGGAAAGATTTTTGTGCAGATCTACCGCTGTGCAA GCAACAACATTACTGTCGCTCGACAATCTTTCAGAAATTCTTGTTGTTGGTAATAcacatttatattttcatcctGATGCCGATCACATACGCTTATTGCAAGGTTATTATGCCCTCCATTACGTTCGTAATGTTGCAAATGAAGTGCAGAAAAAG TTCCCGGACCACAATGTAAGTATCGTGTTGTGTGGCGATTTCAACAGTGTACCAGAATGTGGTATTTATCAACTGATGTGCAAAAAACAAGTACCTGAGGATTGCAAAGACTGGAATAGta ATCCTGAAGAGGCAGTACATTCTGTATCACTATCGCACGATATGTCGTTTGCTAGTGCATGCGGTACACCAGAGTATACCAACTTTACGAAAGGGTTTGCTGACTGTCTTGATTACATATATTATCAGACGGACCGACTACAAGTTGAACAAGTTATTCCAATGCCGAGCACTGACGAGCTCACCGAATACACAGCGTTACCATCCGTCGTATTTCCTAGTGACCATATTAGCATCTGTGCAGATCTCAAATGGAATATAACTAGATGA
- the LOC124175959 gene encoding ras-related and estrogen-regulated growth inhibitor-like protein: MKTQERNGDVSRVRIAVLGSSNVGKSALTVRYLTRRFIGEYRSNTDLLYRQIITINNMPLKVEIVDVSGEAETSFPSDQVAWADGCLIAYSVTDRQSFLYAEECLRQIQNGDSPSVQTVLLANKMDLEHLREVDELEGLELSKQYRCQFHEISVAEDSASLYKAFEHLVTECRMLLQNTKMRKFSVSKMIGTLIGSQKNIAPQGGTVVVCNKNDLHRSRVMKRRQNLVATASL, encoded by the exons ATGAAAACCCAGGAACGGAACGGAGATGTTTCCCGAGTTAGAATAGCAGTTCTTGGTAGCAGCAACGTTGGTAAATCTG cATTGACTGTCCGCTATCTGACCAGACGTTTCATCGGAGAATACCGCTCAAATACTG ATCTCCTCTACAGGCAGATCATCACGATAAATAATATGCCGTTAAAGGTTGAAATAGTCGACGTTTCAGGCGAAGCT GAAACGAGTTTTCCTTCCGATCAAGTCGCCTGGGCAGATGGTTGCTTAATAGCTTACAGTGTAACGGATCGTCAGAGTTTCTTGTACGCGGAGGAGTGCCTTCGACAAATTCAAAACGGGGATAGTCCATCGGTGCAGACGGTATTACTGGCGAATAAAATGGACCTGGAACACCTCAGAGAG GTGGATGAATTGGAGGGCTTGGAGCTTTCGAAACAGTACAGATGCCAATTCCACGAGATATCAGTTGCGGAGGACTCGGCGTCGCTCTACAAGGCGTTCGAGCATCTAGTGACCGAGTGCCGAATGCTGCTGCAAAATACAAAGATGCGAAAATTCTCGGTGAGCAAAATGATCGGGACGTTGATCGGCTCGCAGAAAAACATCGCGCCCCAAGGCGGCACGGTCGTCGTGTGCAATAAAAACGACCTGCATCGATCGAGAGTGATGAAAAGGCGGCAAAACCTGGTAGCGACCGCAAGCCTCTGA